ACATACCGGGCGCGCATCCGGCCCGCGCCGTCCCGCCCGGCCACCGTGAGCGTCACCCCGGCCGCGTCCTGCTCGAGGCCGACGACCTCCGCGCCGAGACGCACCTCGACCCCCAGCTCGACCGCGCGCTCGCGCAGCAGCTGCTCACTGCGCCACTGCGGCACGATCAAGTCGTAGTCCGTCTTGGCGAGTTCACCGTCGATGTCCCGGTAGACGAGACCGAAGTGCGACCGGCCCCACGTGGGGGTGTCCGGGCCGAAGAAGCGGCCCGCCAGCCCCCGCATCCGCAGAAAGTCCGCGATGTGCGCGTTGAGGAGCATGCCGCCCGAACGCTCGGGCAGCTCGTCGCGGCGCTCCAGGACAACGGTGGGAACCTCGGCCAGCCCCAGCTCGCAGGCGAGCATCAGACCGGCCGCACCCCCACCGACGATGATCACAGGATCAGACATGAACAGCAGCCTCCGCCACCGCCCTTAAGCCCGGACAAAGCCCCCGACGCACCCCTCCCGGGCGCCCGCCGACGCCCAGGACCGTGCACGTGCAGGGCCACCGGCCTCAGGCCGGGACGCCGCCGTGCCGCGAGAGGCGCGGCACGCCGAGCAGTACGCGCGCCTGGCGGCGCCGGTTCGCCGACCTGTGCCTGCCGGGCCAGGCCCGCTGGTGGCCCACGCGCGCTCCTGAGCCCTGCGCCCGGTCGTGGGATTTCCGGCCGGCTGACGCACGTCTGGTCTACCAGGGCAAGGAGGACACGCTCCGAAATACCTAATGTCTTATCTTGTCGGGTTTGGTTGCCGGGTCTATCGGAGGATCGAGTGGGACTGTCAGGAAGAACATCCGTCCACAGGATGCTGGCCGCGTGCGCCGTGCTGTCGGCGATCGCGGCCACCGCGGCCGTGACCGGCCCTGCGCAGGCAGCCGAGCCCGCACCGGCGCAGCGGTGGATCGTGCAGCTGAAGGACACCGTCACCGATCCGGGCAAGGTCGCAGAGGAGCAGACGAAAGGCCTGGCGCGCGACGGCCGGAGCAGACTCCGGCACGTCTACAACGCGGCCGCGGACGGGCTGGTCCTCAAGGGCTACGCCCTGGAGGCGACCGCGGAGCAGATCGCGTCCATCCGCGCCGATCCCCAGGTCGCCGCAGTCGAACGTGACGAGCAGGGATCCGTGCCCGAGCCCGTTGCCGGTCCGGCGCCGAAGCCGCCGCAGCAGCGGACGGGCAGGCCCGGGCAGGGCGGCGTCCTGCATGCGGGCGACCCCTTGCTGGCCGGGCAGTGGGGCCTGTTTCGGATCGGTGCCGTGGCCGGCGGCGAGCGCGGCTTCACCCTGCCCTCCCCGGCCCGGGTCGGGGTCGCCGTGCTGGACACCGGCATCGACGTCAACCACCCCGATCTCCGGGTCGCCGGGAGCGTGAACTTCTCCGGCGCGGCCACTGCGGACGACTTCTACGGTCACGGGACACACGTCGCAGGCATCGTCCAGGCACTCAGTAGGTGTTTTTCAACCCGATGCCGCGTTGGCGAGCAGCTCGTCGAGTGATGCCTCGTGGGGCTCTGATCCGAGTCCCCTACTTGGTTTCGTTCGATTGTTCGATGGAGTGGGAGTGCCGGTGGGTTGCGACTCGTTCGCGGGTGGCGCATCGGCGGGAGCAGTAACGGCGCTCCGGGCCGCTGCCTTGGGCGATGAAGACGTTCTGGCAGCTAGTTGAGGCGCAGATCCTTCCCGGCGGGCGTTGGCGGTCCCAGACGAGGACGGTCAGGGCCATGCAGGAGGAGGCGAGGAGCCACTCGTCCCA
The window above is part of the Streptomyces sp. NBC_00425 genome. Proteins encoded here:
- a CDS encoding S8 family serine peptidase; this translates as MLAACAVLSAIAATAAVTGPAQAAEPAPAQRWIVQLKDTVTDPGKVAEEQTKGLARDGRSRLRHVYNAAADGLVLKGYALEATAEQIASIRADPQVAAVERDEQGSVPEPVAGPAPKPPQQRTGRPGQGGVLHAGDPLLAGQWGLFRIGAVAGGERGFTLPSPARVGVAVLDTGIDVNHPDLRVAGSVNFSGAATADDFYGHGTHVAGIVQALSRCFSTRCRVGEQLVE